In a single window of the Heliangelus exortis chromosome 1, bHelExo1.hap1, whole genome shotgun sequence genome:
- the ETFRF1 gene encoding electron transfer flavoprotein regulatory factor 1, whose translation MANSLRGEVMNLYKNLLYLGREYPKGADYFRSRLKAAFLKNKDVKDPEKIKELIARGEFVIKELEALYFLRKYRAMKQRYYSDDDH comes from the exons ATGGCCAATTCTTTAAGAGGTGAAGTGATGAATCTGTACAAAAAT ctGCTGTACCTTGGAAGGGAGTATCCCAAAGGAGCAGACTACTTTAGAAGCCGtttgaaagcagcttttctaaaaaacaaaGATGTGAAAGATCCTGAAAAAATTAAGGAACTAATTGCCCGGGGAGAATTTGTTATAAAAGAGTTGGAGGCTTTGTACTTTCTCAGAAAATACAGAGCTATGAAACAGCGCTACTACAGTGACGACGATCATTAG